In Shouchella patagoniensis, the following are encoded in one genomic region:
- the panB gene encoding 3-methyl-2-oxobutanoate hydroxymethyltransferase: MKTTKQLKSMKATGEAIAMVTAYDAPSAKLAERSGVDMILVGDSLGMVVLGYDSTVPVTVDDMILHTKAVKRGARDTFVVTDLPFFSYHGPFTETAHHVRRIMQEAGADAVKVEGGKEIVDTVRQLVAAGVPVVGHIGLTPQSVGVLGGYQVQGKAQEDGERLVRDAKALEQAGAFAIVAECIPHQVGALLTSEVTIPIIGIGAGNKTDGQVLVYHDVIGYESERVPKFVKQYTSISHIIQEGLSSYVQEVKRRDFPAKEHTYTMKDTNWLDLYGGNKS; the protein is encoded by the coding sequence ATGAAAACAACAAAACAGTTAAAAAGTATGAAAGCTACAGGTGAAGCAATTGCAATGGTTACTGCTTATGATGCCCCTTCAGCTAAATTAGCAGAGCGCTCTGGTGTTGATATGATCTTAGTAGGTGATTCATTAGGAATGGTTGTATTAGGCTATGATTCAACGGTTCCTGTCACTGTCGACGATATGATTTTACACACAAAGGCTGTTAAACGTGGAGCGAGAGACACATTTGTTGTAACGGATTTGCCATTTTTCTCTTATCACGGACCTTTTACAGAAACGGCACACCATGTGCGTCGCATTATGCAAGAAGCAGGGGCGGATGCTGTAAAAGTAGAAGGTGGTAAAGAGATCGTAGATACTGTAAGACAATTGGTTGCTGCGGGTGTACCAGTGGTTGGCCATATAGGTTTGACCCCTCAGTCTGTTGGCGTTCTTGGTGGTTATCAAGTCCAAGGAAAAGCACAGGAAGATGGAGAGCGCCTTGTGAGAGACGCAAAAGCACTTGAACAAGCAGGAGCCTTTGCAATTGTCGCAGAGTGCATCCCTCATCAAGTAGGTGCGTTATTGACTAGTGAAGTAACGATCCCGATAATTGGCATAGGTGCTGGAAATAAAACGGATGGCCAGGTTCTTGTTTATCATGACGTGATTGGTTATGAGTCAGAACGAGTCCCGAAATTCGTGAAGCAATATACGAGCATTTCCCACATTATTCAAGAAGGTCTTTCTTCATATGTACAGGAAGTAAAGCGACGTGATTTTCCTGCTAAAGAGCACACGTATACAATGAAAGATACCAACTGGCTTGATCTTTACGGAGGAAATAAATCGTGA